One window of Misgurnus anguillicaudatus chromosome 13, ASM2758022v2, whole genome shotgun sequence genomic DNA carries:
- the larp4aa gene encoding la ribonucleoprotein 4Aa isoform X1 gives MSSDQGGEPQLQEEAEPGPKTRGEEEITPGTGGDSGVMVTAKGAGLNPNAKVWQEIPATQTEAPADDTEASPWSQNNMAEGKQYAPGFSPMENNSISNAVVGVVNGMDPPDQSFPVCDHTTATNVESKIPEEQPLSEESLRESLKKELEFCFSRENLSKDLYLISQMDSDQFVPIWTIASMEGIKVLTTDTELILDVLRSSPMVQVDEKGEKVRPNHKRCIIILREVPETTPVEEVEALFKNDDCPKVISVEFAHNNNWYITFQSDTDAQQAYRYLREEVKTFQGKPIMARIKAINTFFAKNGYRSLDCSVYPQQSHTQSQYSSPLFMQPVYSPQQQYPLYGIVPPTWTPSPTPYFETPLAPFPNSGFVNGFSSPGHYKNGSNSLNLGRPFSRNRVPLYSRKNVINAFRNHVKPQTRTNDGLSSTVNPVALVDGLPGLHSPQLSNSSGPVLPSTELNSSFSHLASNEPADDGTLGRGRRTPYRGTRRRHDDRTAKPVPLSQVKIPPPKFDLAASNFPPLPGCSASPQGEPVLENRLSDVVRGLNRDKQQDSNKESTVSPTGPATEETVSRSTQPVVKMTAHVPDPVTSSSNPPEKKLEKAEPPVYKEMPVTSAPVAVVTPTPSQTAPGPKLQSNSTTPAAPQSNTAPSSTPVLEPRKLSYAEVCQRPPKDPPPPAPASSPNNATAQPLRELRVNKVDEQPTSPANKPERPQETGGNCKAREGRPARDSQGFSRSNGPPRANTGGFKLREQQRRPPFGHRGSPQGGSRHTGKEQNIPPISPK, from the exons gtcACTGCTAAAGGAGCTGGTCTAAACCCTAATGCCAAGGTGTGGCAGGAGATCCCTGCAACACAAACTGAGGCTCCTGCGGATGACACTGAGGCCTCCCCCTGGTCCCAGAACAATATGGCCGAAG GTAAACAATACGCACCAGGTTTCTCCCCGATGGAGAACAACAGCATCTCTAATGCTGTAGTGGGTGTGGTGAATGGTATGGACCCCCCTGACCAAAGCTTTCCAGTTTGTGATCACACTACAGCAACTAATG TGGAATCCAAGATCCCCGAGGAACAGCCTCTCTCTGAGGAGTCCTTGCGCGAGTCTCTTAAAAAAGAACTGGAGTTTTGTTTCTCCAGG GAGAACTTATCTAAGGATCTTTATCTAATATCTCAAATGGACAGTGACCAGTTTGTCCCCATTTGGACTATTGCCAGCATGGAAGGAATCAAAGTCCTCACAACTGACACGGAACTTATACTAGATGTCCTGcgat CATCTCCAATGGTCCAAGTTGACGAGAAGGGGGAGAAAGTGCGGCCAAATCACAAGCGTTGCATCATTATTCTACGTGAAGTCCCGGAGACGACACCTGTTGAG GAAGTGGAAGCCTTGTTTAAAAATGACGACTGTCCTAAAGTAATAAGTGTGGAGTTTGCACATAACAACAACTGGTACATTACATTCCAATCCGATACAGATGCTCAACAG GCATACAGATATTTAAGGGAAGAAGTAAAGACATTTCAGGGAAAACCAATTATG GCCAGAATAAAAGCCATCAATACATTCTTTGCCAAGAATGGTTACCGCAGCCTGGACTGCAGTGTCTACCCTCAGCAATCTCATACACAGTCCCAGTACAGCTCCCCTCTCTTCATGCAGCCTGTTTACAGTCCCCAGCAGCAGTACCCACTGTATGGCATAGTACCTCCGACCTGGACACCATCTCCGACTCCATACTTTGAGACTCCTTTG GCACCTTTTCCCAACAGTGGTTTCGTCAATGGCTTTAGCTCACCTGGACACTACAAAAATGGCTCAAATTCTCTTAACCTTGGCCGTCCGTTCAGCAGGAACCG TGTTCCACTCTATTCAAGAAAGAATGTAATAAATGCCTTCAG gaaCCACGTAAAGCCTCAAACGAGGACTAATGATGGACTGTCTTCCACTGTGAACCCGGTGGCTCTTGTGGATGGACTGCCTGGCCTACACAGTCCACAGCTTTCCAACAGCAGTGGACCAGTGCTACCATCCACTGAGCTTAACTCTTCTTTCTCACACCTCGCTTCCAATGAGCCAGCTGATGACGGTACCTTGGGACGTGGAAG GAGAACACCGTACAGGGGCACTCGAAGACGACATGATGATCGCACGGca AAACCAGTTCCTCTGTCTCAAGTAAAAATCCCACCCCCCAAGTTTGACCTGGCTGCCTCCAACTTCCCTCCGCTGCCTGGATGCTCTGCCAGTCCGCAGGGGGAGCCTGTGTTGGAGAACCGCCTCTCGGATGTTGTACGAGGCCTGAATAGGGACAAG CAACAGGATTCAAACAAAGAGTCCACTGTGAGTCCCACAGGCCCAGCCACAGAGGAGACCGTCTCTAGGTCGACCCAGCCTGTTGTCAAGATGACTGCGCATGTCCCTGACCCTGTGACCTCCAG CTCGAACCCCCCAGAAAAGAAACTGGAGAAGGCGGAGCCTCCTGTCTATAAAGAGATGCCTGTGACTTCTGCCCCTGTCGCAGTGGTGACACCCACCCCCTCACAAACAGCACCTGGTCCGAAGCTTCAGTCCAACTCGACCACTCCTGCGGCTCCGCAGTCTAACACAGCCCCCTCAAGTACCCCGGTGCTG GAACCACGCAAGCTTAGTTATGCTGAAGTATGTCAGCGACCCCCTAAGGATCCCCCTCCTCCAGCACCTGCTTCCAGCCCCAACAATGCAACAGCACAGCCTCTAAGAGAGCTGCGTGTCAACAAGGTGGACGAGCAGCCCACCAGCCCTGCAAACAAACCGGAGCGGCCTCAGGAAACGGGGGGGAACTGCAAGGCCAGGGAGGGCCGACCGGCCCGTGACTCCCAAGGCTTTAGCCGCAGCAACGGACCCCCCAGAGCCAATACAGGGGGCTTCAAGCTGCGAGAGCAGCAGAGACGCCCTCCTTTTGGCCATCGCGGTTCCCCCCAGGGAGGTTCCAGACACACTGGAAAAGAGCAGAACATCCCACCCATATCGCCAAAGTAA
- the larp4aa gene encoding la ribonucleoprotein 4Aa isoform X2: protein MSSDQGGEPQLQEEAEPGPKTRGEEEITPGTGGDSGVMVTAKGAGLNPNAKVWQEIPATQTEAPADDTEASPWSQNNMAEGKQYAPGFSPMENNSISNAVVGVVNGMDPPDQSFPVCDHTTATNVESKIPEEQPLSEESLRESLKKELEFCFSRKNLSKDLYLISQMDSDQFVPIWTIASMEGIKVLTTDTELILDVLRSSPMVQVDEKGEKVRPNHKRCIIILREVPETTPVEEVEALFKNDDCPKVISVEFAHNNNWYITFQSDTDAQQAYRYLREEVKTFQGKPIMARIKAINTFFAKNGYRSLDCSVYPQQSHTQSQYSSPLFMQPVYSPQQQYPLYGIVPPTWTPSPTPYFETPLAPFPNSGFVNGFSSPGHYKNGSNSLNLGRPFSRNRVPLYSRKNVINAFRNHVKPQTRTNDGLSSTVNPVALVDGLPGLHSPQLSNSSGPVLPSTELNSSFSHLASNEPADDGTLGRGRRTPYRGTRRRHDDRTAKPVPLSQVKIPPPKFDLAASNFPPLPGCSASPQGEPVLENRLSDVVRGLNRDKQQDSNKESTVSPTGPATEETVSRSTQPVVKMTAHVPDPVTSSSNPPEKKLEKAEPPVYKEMPVTSAPVAVVTPTPSQTAPGPKLQSNSTTPAAPQSNTAPSSTPVLEPRKLSYAEVCQRPPKDPPPPAPASSPNNATAQPLRELRVNKVDEQPTSPANKPERPQETGGNCKAREGRPARDSQGFSRSNGPPRANTGGFKLREQQRRPPFGHRGSPQGGSRHTGKEQNIPPISPK, encoded by the exons gtcACTGCTAAAGGAGCTGGTCTAAACCCTAATGCCAAGGTGTGGCAGGAGATCCCTGCAACACAAACTGAGGCTCCTGCGGATGACACTGAGGCCTCCCCCTGGTCCCAGAACAATATGGCCGAAG GTAAACAATACGCACCAGGTTTCTCCCCGATGGAGAACAACAGCATCTCTAATGCTGTAGTGGGTGTGGTGAATGGTATGGACCCCCCTGACCAAAGCTTTCCAGTTTGTGATCACACTACAGCAACTAATG TGGAATCCAAGATCCCCGAGGAACAGCCTCTCTCTGAGGAGTCCTTGCGCGAGTCTCTTAAAAAAGAACTGGAGTTTTGTTTCTCCAGGAAA AACTTATCTAAGGATCTTTATCTAATATCTCAAATGGACAGTGACCAGTTTGTCCCCATTTGGACTATTGCCAGCATGGAAGGAATCAAAGTCCTCACAACTGACACGGAACTTATACTAGATGTCCTGcgat CATCTCCAATGGTCCAAGTTGACGAGAAGGGGGAGAAAGTGCGGCCAAATCACAAGCGTTGCATCATTATTCTACGTGAAGTCCCGGAGACGACACCTGTTGAG GAAGTGGAAGCCTTGTTTAAAAATGACGACTGTCCTAAAGTAATAAGTGTGGAGTTTGCACATAACAACAACTGGTACATTACATTCCAATCCGATACAGATGCTCAACAG GCATACAGATATTTAAGGGAAGAAGTAAAGACATTTCAGGGAAAACCAATTATG GCCAGAATAAAAGCCATCAATACATTCTTTGCCAAGAATGGTTACCGCAGCCTGGACTGCAGTGTCTACCCTCAGCAATCTCATACACAGTCCCAGTACAGCTCCCCTCTCTTCATGCAGCCTGTTTACAGTCCCCAGCAGCAGTACCCACTGTATGGCATAGTACCTCCGACCTGGACACCATCTCCGACTCCATACTTTGAGACTCCTTTG GCACCTTTTCCCAACAGTGGTTTCGTCAATGGCTTTAGCTCACCTGGACACTACAAAAATGGCTCAAATTCTCTTAACCTTGGCCGTCCGTTCAGCAGGAACCG TGTTCCACTCTATTCAAGAAAGAATGTAATAAATGCCTTCAG gaaCCACGTAAAGCCTCAAACGAGGACTAATGATGGACTGTCTTCCACTGTGAACCCGGTGGCTCTTGTGGATGGACTGCCTGGCCTACACAGTCCACAGCTTTCCAACAGCAGTGGACCAGTGCTACCATCCACTGAGCTTAACTCTTCTTTCTCACACCTCGCTTCCAATGAGCCAGCTGATGACGGTACCTTGGGACGTGGAAG GAGAACACCGTACAGGGGCACTCGAAGACGACATGATGATCGCACGGca AAACCAGTTCCTCTGTCTCAAGTAAAAATCCCACCCCCCAAGTTTGACCTGGCTGCCTCCAACTTCCCTCCGCTGCCTGGATGCTCTGCCAGTCCGCAGGGGGAGCCTGTGTTGGAGAACCGCCTCTCGGATGTTGTACGAGGCCTGAATAGGGACAAG CAACAGGATTCAAACAAAGAGTCCACTGTGAGTCCCACAGGCCCAGCCACAGAGGAGACCGTCTCTAGGTCGACCCAGCCTGTTGTCAAGATGACTGCGCATGTCCCTGACCCTGTGACCTCCAG CTCGAACCCCCCAGAAAAGAAACTGGAGAAGGCGGAGCCTCCTGTCTATAAAGAGATGCCTGTGACTTCTGCCCCTGTCGCAGTGGTGACACCCACCCCCTCACAAACAGCACCTGGTCCGAAGCTTCAGTCCAACTCGACCACTCCTGCGGCTCCGCAGTCTAACACAGCCCCCTCAAGTACCCCGGTGCTG GAACCACGCAAGCTTAGTTATGCTGAAGTATGTCAGCGACCCCCTAAGGATCCCCCTCCTCCAGCACCTGCTTCCAGCCCCAACAATGCAACAGCACAGCCTCTAAGAGAGCTGCGTGTCAACAAGGTGGACGAGCAGCCCACCAGCCCTGCAAACAAACCGGAGCGGCCTCAGGAAACGGGGGGGAACTGCAAGGCCAGGGAGGGCCGACCGGCCCGTGACTCCCAAGGCTTTAGCCGCAGCAACGGACCCCCCAGAGCCAATACAGGGGGCTTCAAGCTGCGAGAGCAGCAGAGACGCCCTCCTTTTGGCCATCGCGGTTCCCCCCAGGGAGGTTCCAGACACACTGGAAAAGAGCAGAACATCCCACCCATATCGCCAAAGTAA
- the larp4aa gene encoding la ribonucleoprotein 4Aa isoform X4 has product MSSDQGGEPQLQEEAEPGPKTRGEEEITPGTGGDSGVMVTAKGAGLNPNAKVWQEIPATQTEAPADDTEASPWSQNNMAEGKQYAPGFSPMENNSISNAVVGVVNGMDPPDQSFPVCDHTTATNVESKIPEEQPLSEESLRESLKKELEFCFSRKNLSKDLYLISQMDSDQFVPIWTIASMEGIKVLTTDTELILDVLRSSPMVQVDEKGEKVRPNHKRCIIILREVPETTPVEEVEALFKNDDCPKVISVEFAHNNNWYITFQSDTDAQQAYRYLREEVKTFQGKPIMARIKAINTFFAKNGYRSLDCSVYPQQSHTQSQYSSPLFMQPVYSPQQQYPLYGIVPPTWTPSPTPYFETPLAPFPNSGFVNGFSSPGHYKNGSNSLNLGRPFSRNRNHVKPQTRTNDGLSSTVNPVALVDGLPGLHSPQLSNSSGPVLPSTELNSSFSHLASNEPADDGTLGRGRRTPYRGTRRRHDDRTAKPVPLSQVKIPPPKFDLAASNFPPLPGCSASPQGEPVLENRLSDVVRGLNRDKQQDSNKESTVSPTGPATEETVSRSTQPVVKMTAHVPDPVTSSSNPPEKKLEKAEPPVYKEMPVTSAPVAVVTPTPSQTAPGPKLQSNSTTPAAPQSNTAPSSTPVLEPRKLSYAEVCQRPPKDPPPPAPASSPNNATAQPLRELRVNKVDEQPTSPANKPERPQETGGNCKAREGRPARDSQGFSRSNGPPRANTGGFKLREQQRRPPFGHRGSPQGGSRHTGKEQNIPPISPK; this is encoded by the exons gtcACTGCTAAAGGAGCTGGTCTAAACCCTAATGCCAAGGTGTGGCAGGAGATCCCTGCAACACAAACTGAGGCTCCTGCGGATGACACTGAGGCCTCCCCCTGGTCCCAGAACAATATGGCCGAAG GTAAACAATACGCACCAGGTTTCTCCCCGATGGAGAACAACAGCATCTCTAATGCTGTAGTGGGTGTGGTGAATGGTATGGACCCCCCTGACCAAAGCTTTCCAGTTTGTGATCACACTACAGCAACTAATG TGGAATCCAAGATCCCCGAGGAACAGCCTCTCTCTGAGGAGTCCTTGCGCGAGTCTCTTAAAAAAGAACTGGAGTTTTGTTTCTCCAGGAAA AACTTATCTAAGGATCTTTATCTAATATCTCAAATGGACAGTGACCAGTTTGTCCCCATTTGGACTATTGCCAGCATGGAAGGAATCAAAGTCCTCACAACTGACACGGAACTTATACTAGATGTCCTGcgat CATCTCCAATGGTCCAAGTTGACGAGAAGGGGGAGAAAGTGCGGCCAAATCACAAGCGTTGCATCATTATTCTACGTGAAGTCCCGGAGACGACACCTGTTGAG GAAGTGGAAGCCTTGTTTAAAAATGACGACTGTCCTAAAGTAATAAGTGTGGAGTTTGCACATAACAACAACTGGTACATTACATTCCAATCCGATACAGATGCTCAACAG GCATACAGATATTTAAGGGAAGAAGTAAAGACATTTCAGGGAAAACCAATTATG GCCAGAATAAAAGCCATCAATACATTCTTTGCCAAGAATGGTTACCGCAGCCTGGACTGCAGTGTCTACCCTCAGCAATCTCATACACAGTCCCAGTACAGCTCCCCTCTCTTCATGCAGCCTGTTTACAGTCCCCAGCAGCAGTACCCACTGTATGGCATAGTACCTCCGACCTGGACACCATCTCCGACTCCATACTTTGAGACTCCTTTG GCACCTTTTCCCAACAGTGGTTTCGTCAATGGCTTTAGCTCACCTGGACACTACAAAAATGGCTCAAATTCTCTTAACCTTGGCCGTCCGTTCAGCAGGAACCG gaaCCACGTAAAGCCTCAAACGAGGACTAATGATGGACTGTCTTCCACTGTGAACCCGGTGGCTCTTGTGGATGGACTGCCTGGCCTACACAGTCCACAGCTTTCCAACAGCAGTGGACCAGTGCTACCATCCACTGAGCTTAACTCTTCTTTCTCACACCTCGCTTCCAATGAGCCAGCTGATGACGGTACCTTGGGACGTGGAAG GAGAACACCGTACAGGGGCACTCGAAGACGACATGATGATCGCACGGca AAACCAGTTCCTCTGTCTCAAGTAAAAATCCCACCCCCCAAGTTTGACCTGGCTGCCTCCAACTTCCCTCCGCTGCCTGGATGCTCTGCCAGTCCGCAGGGGGAGCCTGTGTTGGAGAACCGCCTCTCGGATGTTGTACGAGGCCTGAATAGGGACAAG CAACAGGATTCAAACAAAGAGTCCACTGTGAGTCCCACAGGCCCAGCCACAGAGGAGACCGTCTCTAGGTCGACCCAGCCTGTTGTCAAGATGACTGCGCATGTCCCTGACCCTGTGACCTCCAG CTCGAACCCCCCAGAAAAGAAACTGGAGAAGGCGGAGCCTCCTGTCTATAAAGAGATGCCTGTGACTTCTGCCCCTGTCGCAGTGGTGACACCCACCCCCTCACAAACAGCACCTGGTCCGAAGCTTCAGTCCAACTCGACCACTCCTGCGGCTCCGCAGTCTAACACAGCCCCCTCAAGTACCCCGGTGCTG GAACCACGCAAGCTTAGTTATGCTGAAGTATGTCAGCGACCCCCTAAGGATCCCCCTCCTCCAGCACCTGCTTCCAGCCCCAACAATGCAACAGCACAGCCTCTAAGAGAGCTGCGTGTCAACAAGGTGGACGAGCAGCCCACCAGCCCTGCAAACAAACCGGAGCGGCCTCAGGAAACGGGGGGGAACTGCAAGGCCAGGGAGGGCCGACCGGCCCGTGACTCCCAAGGCTTTAGCCGCAGCAACGGACCCCCCAGAGCCAATACAGGGGGCTTCAAGCTGCGAGAGCAGCAGAGACGCCCTCCTTTTGGCCATCGCGGTTCCCCCCAGGGAGGTTCCAGACACACTGGAAAAGAGCAGAACATCCCACCCATATCGCCAAAGTAA
- the larp4aa gene encoding la ribonucleoprotein 4Aa isoform X3: MSSDQGGEPQLQEEAEPGPKTRGEEEITPGTGGDSGVMVTAKGAGLNPNAKVWQEIPATQTEAPADDTEASPWSQNNMAEGKQYAPGFSPMENNSISNAVVGVVNGMDPPDQSFPVCDHTTATNVESKIPEEQPLSEESLRESLKKELEFCFSRENLSKDLYLISQMDSDQFVPIWTIASMEGIKVLTTDTELILDVLRSSPMVQVDEKGEKVRPNHKRCIIILREVPETTPVEEVEALFKNDDCPKVISVEFAHNNNWYITFQSDTDAQQAYRYLREEVKTFQGKPIMARIKAINTFFAKNGYRSLDCSVYPQQSHTQSQYSSPLFMQPVYSPQQQYPLYGIVPPTWTPSPTPYFETPLAPFPNSGFVNGFSSPGHYKNGSNSLNLGRPFSRNRNHVKPQTRTNDGLSSTVNPVALVDGLPGLHSPQLSNSSGPVLPSTELNSSFSHLASNEPADDGTLGRGRRTPYRGTRRRHDDRTAKPVPLSQVKIPPPKFDLAASNFPPLPGCSASPQGEPVLENRLSDVVRGLNRDKQQDSNKESTVSPTGPATEETVSRSTQPVVKMTAHVPDPVTSSSNPPEKKLEKAEPPVYKEMPVTSAPVAVVTPTPSQTAPGPKLQSNSTTPAAPQSNTAPSSTPVLEPRKLSYAEVCQRPPKDPPPPAPASSPNNATAQPLRELRVNKVDEQPTSPANKPERPQETGGNCKAREGRPARDSQGFSRSNGPPRANTGGFKLREQQRRPPFGHRGSPQGGSRHTGKEQNIPPISPK, encoded by the exons gtcACTGCTAAAGGAGCTGGTCTAAACCCTAATGCCAAGGTGTGGCAGGAGATCCCTGCAACACAAACTGAGGCTCCTGCGGATGACACTGAGGCCTCCCCCTGGTCCCAGAACAATATGGCCGAAG GTAAACAATACGCACCAGGTTTCTCCCCGATGGAGAACAACAGCATCTCTAATGCTGTAGTGGGTGTGGTGAATGGTATGGACCCCCCTGACCAAAGCTTTCCAGTTTGTGATCACACTACAGCAACTAATG TGGAATCCAAGATCCCCGAGGAACAGCCTCTCTCTGAGGAGTCCTTGCGCGAGTCTCTTAAAAAAGAACTGGAGTTTTGTTTCTCCAGG GAGAACTTATCTAAGGATCTTTATCTAATATCTCAAATGGACAGTGACCAGTTTGTCCCCATTTGGACTATTGCCAGCATGGAAGGAATCAAAGTCCTCACAACTGACACGGAACTTATACTAGATGTCCTGcgat CATCTCCAATGGTCCAAGTTGACGAGAAGGGGGAGAAAGTGCGGCCAAATCACAAGCGTTGCATCATTATTCTACGTGAAGTCCCGGAGACGACACCTGTTGAG GAAGTGGAAGCCTTGTTTAAAAATGACGACTGTCCTAAAGTAATAAGTGTGGAGTTTGCACATAACAACAACTGGTACATTACATTCCAATCCGATACAGATGCTCAACAG GCATACAGATATTTAAGGGAAGAAGTAAAGACATTTCAGGGAAAACCAATTATG GCCAGAATAAAAGCCATCAATACATTCTTTGCCAAGAATGGTTACCGCAGCCTGGACTGCAGTGTCTACCCTCAGCAATCTCATACACAGTCCCAGTACAGCTCCCCTCTCTTCATGCAGCCTGTTTACAGTCCCCAGCAGCAGTACCCACTGTATGGCATAGTACCTCCGACCTGGACACCATCTCCGACTCCATACTTTGAGACTCCTTTG GCACCTTTTCCCAACAGTGGTTTCGTCAATGGCTTTAGCTCACCTGGACACTACAAAAATGGCTCAAATTCTCTTAACCTTGGCCGTCCGTTCAGCAGGAACCG gaaCCACGTAAAGCCTCAAACGAGGACTAATGATGGACTGTCTTCCACTGTGAACCCGGTGGCTCTTGTGGATGGACTGCCTGGCCTACACAGTCCACAGCTTTCCAACAGCAGTGGACCAGTGCTACCATCCACTGAGCTTAACTCTTCTTTCTCACACCTCGCTTCCAATGAGCCAGCTGATGACGGTACCTTGGGACGTGGAAG GAGAACACCGTACAGGGGCACTCGAAGACGACATGATGATCGCACGGca AAACCAGTTCCTCTGTCTCAAGTAAAAATCCCACCCCCCAAGTTTGACCTGGCTGCCTCCAACTTCCCTCCGCTGCCTGGATGCTCTGCCAGTCCGCAGGGGGAGCCTGTGTTGGAGAACCGCCTCTCGGATGTTGTACGAGGCCTGAATAGGGACAAG CAACAGGATTCAAACAAAGAGTCCACTGTGAGTCCCACAGGCCCAGCCACAGAGGAGACCGTCTCTAGGTCGACCCAGCCTGTTGTCAAGATGACTGCGCATGTCCCTGACCCTGTGACCTCCAG CTCGAACCCCCCAGAAAAGAAACTGGAGAAGGCGGAGCCTCCTGTCTATAAAGAGATGCCTGTGACTTCTGCCCCTGTCGCAGTGGTGACACCCACCCCCTCACAAACAGCACCTGGTCCGAAGCTTCAGTCCAACTCGACCACTCCTGCGGCTCCGCAGTCTAACACAGCCCCCTCAAGTACCCCGGTGCTG GAACCACGCAAGCTTAGTTATGCTGAAGTATGTCAGCGACCCCCTAAGGATCCCCCTCCTCCAGCACCTGCTTCCAGCCCCAACAATGCAACAGCACAGCCTCTAAGAGAGCTGCGTGTCAACAAGGTGGACGAGCAGCCCACCAGCCCTGCAAACAAACCGGAGCGGCCTCAGGAAACGGGGGGGAACTGCAAGGCCAGGGAGGGCCGACCGGCCCGTGACTCCCAAGGCTTTAGCCGCAGCAACGGACCCCCCAGAGCCAATACAGGGGGCTTCAAGCTGCGAGAGCAGCAGAGACGCCCTCCTTTTGGCCATCGCGGTTCCCCCCAGGGAGGTTCCAGACACACTGGAAAAGAGCAGAACATCCCACCCATATCGCCAAAGTAA